The genome window AGACACCAAAACATATAAGATTCTTCTCCAGCATGGAAAATATGTTGCCCAAAAAGCCCTGGAAGTTGCCGCCGGAATAATGCATCTGAACCCTGATTTAAATTTTATCAGTGAAGCTGCAATGCTGCACGATATCGGCATCTGCATGACCAATGCTCCTGCCCTGGGATGTACCGGCAAATATAATTATCTTTGTCATGGATACCTTGGCCGGGAAATGCTCACTAAAATCGGTCTGCCGAAACATGGGCTTGTATGTGAACGGCATATCGGGGTCGGCATAAAAATGCAGGATATCAAACGACAGAAGCTGCCCCTGCCTGAACGGAATATGGTCCCGATATCCCTTGAAGAGAAGATAATAGCTTTTGCAGACAAATTTTTCTCCAAAAACAGCATGATGTATGCAAAAGAAAAATCTGTTCAAGAGATAAAAAACAACCTGCTTAAGTTTGGCGAGGACAAAGTTGCTATTTTTCAATCATGGGTCGATTGTTGCGGATAACCCGAATTTTACTTAAAATGTTATAGATTTTTAGATAATTAATTTCACAAAAACAGGGATAAAAACAATAAACTTTCCCGGGAAGCTGTTCGTTTTTATAGAGCAGTATAAAATTGTTGCTAAAATTCTATAAAAAATATTATAGACTTCACTCTGAAAAAGATCAACTGGATTATTTTATTTCGTCCTTGTTTATTAGCCTTAATACAGATATTATTAATGAAATATTGGAAATAAATGATGACCGGATCGACAAAGATTTCATCAATTAAAGGCCCAAACTTTTAGTTATTGATAAAAATCATAATCTCAGACAGGAGGAAAAATTATGAAAAAAGTAGTGATCCTGTTATTGATCTTTCTCTTTTCAAGCACAGGTATTATTTTTGCCCAGCCACAAGGCAAAGGCAAGGATTATCAGAATAAGAAAGAATCCATGGCAATTAATGATTTAGAAAAAAGATCTATGCATGAGAGTGTAAAAGAAAGAGAGCGGTTCGAGGGCAAGCAGAAGGAGCTTGAAAAAAAACAAAAAGAGAAGAAAAAAGCAGAAGAGAGATTGAATGAAGAGGGTGAGAGAATAAGCGAGTTTGAGAAAGGTAAACAAGGAAGAAAAGAAGCGGCGCATCAGGAATCTATCGATAAAGGGAAAAAAGAGGGCAAGAAGGATAAGGGAAAAGCCTGGTGGAAGTTATGGTAAACAAATTTTAAGGGAATCGAAGTTGGTGGCTGACTTATGAAACGATAAAAAGTTTTGGAGTCAAGCCTGGCGAATAATTAATAACGATCAACAACAAGGAGGGATTAAGATGAAACACATTGTTTTGTTACTTGGAATGGTCTGCATGCTCGTTTTTTTTGGGTGTGGGCAAGGCGAAAAAGCTGATCAATCCGCTCAAGGTGAATCCAAGGAAGCTGTTGAGGCTGTGACGGATATCTCTGACGAAGCTGCTGATCTTGTGAAGGAAAAAGCCGGGACAGCCGTTGAAACGGTAGAGGAACAGACTGACGAAGCTGTTGAAGGCGTAAAAGAAAATATCGACACGGTTTCTGAGGATATGAAGGAGAAGGCGGCTTCGGCTGTTGAAACGGTAACAAAGTAGTAACAAAGGGCAAAAAGACCCTTTATGGATGAACAATAGATAATACAACTGTTATATTATCGTTGCCCCCGGCTGACTTCGCCGATTCGATAAGCTTATCTGTTTTATGCGATAAGGTGCCGGGCAAACTGAGCACTTCCAGTATAGCTGCATCCGCCACCATGTCCGTCAGGCCATCCGAGCATAGAAGAAATAAATCCCCTGATTTATTTTCTCCCTTTAATATGTCCGGGGCCATACTTTCTTTGACACCTACGGCCCTAAGAATGATACTTCGCATTGGATGGGTCATGGCTTGTTCCGGCTTGATTAAACCCTGATCTATTTGCTCCTGAACAAGGGAGTGATCCTTTGTCTGTTGTTCAAGCTCTTTATTTCTATAAAGATAAATTCGGCTGTCTCCCACATGGCCGATGACAAACCCCTTCTCTGAAAAGGCCAACAATTCTGCCGTGCACCCCATCCCTTCATGATCGGGATTACGGGCTGTATGATCCAAAATTTTTGTATTGCTTAAGCTAAATGCCTTTTGAACCAGCTCCACAGTTTTCTTTTCAGATCTACCCTTATAGTTTAAAAAAACCTCAGCTGCCGTTTCAATAAAAATCGAGCTGGCAAGTTCACCGGCCGCAGCTCCACCCATACCATCGGCTACTGCACAAAATCCGGATTCGGGTTTTATAATAAAAGCATCTTCATTATTAGGCCGCTTGAGACCTGTATCCGATTTCCCAAAAAAAGATGTTTGAAGCATAATATTTAGGCATTTGCTTACCGGCCGGCAAGAGAATCTACATACTTTCGCTTCTCAGGCTGAGACCGTTGAAAAATATTGAATAAAATGATATTTTAAATAGTGCCTGAACGAAAAGATAAAATTGCCATATTTCCGGTAGATTAAGAATGTTTTCCAAATCGAAGTTTTTGAGCCAATAGCTAAAGGCTAACAGCTTTTCGAAAATTTTCGTTTCTTGAATTAATGTTTAAGTATCTGAAATAGTATCTGTTTTTAGTTTTTATTCAGGCACTAAATATGCAACATTTAGTTTTAATAAAATAATTTGATAAGATCAATCTCTTTATCTTTATAGTGAGGACATTACCCCTTTTTTGCATCATCAAAGGAAATTACTGCATGGAAACAGGCTCGAATCATGGCACATATATGAAAGACAGATATATACAACAACTCAAATCAGAATCTGAAAGTGAAATAATTGATAAGACCGCCAACTATACAACAAAATATTATGCAGTTTACCATATCCTGTCCCTCACAGAAAATAATCCCGAAATTATAGACCTTGAAATAATTATGGCAATGCAGGATCTTCTCATAAGTTCAGAATTTTCACAGCAAAGGCGCAGCCTGTTCCTGTTCCGGCTTGCGGCTGAAACCCTCAGCTCCGTAATAATTCACTCTGACAATAAAATTATGGCTGATACAGCCTTTTCAGCCATGACATATGTCATGAAAAGTACCACCACCGGGCATGCTCACAGGGCAACATCAGAGGCAATGAGCGCTTTGCCGTTTTCAATCTACGGACCGGAAATTACAACTAAAAATATAGATACAATTCCTGAAGTAGACTGGCATGAAATACTTGACAAAAATGGTTTCGAGGCTGCCGGCAGCCCCCTTTGCATGGGCAGGAGTATGGTTATTCCTGTACAGCAGAAAGAGAAGCTGCTTGTATTTAAAATGGCTCTTTCAGGGGATTCCCCCAACCTGCTCCGGGAAGAAGCTCTATGGATGGATCATCTTGGATCGGAACAATATTCATTTCCTTTGAAGTTCAGGATTCCTGTGGCAGTCAGGATAAAAAACCGGCATCTGTTCAGATTAAATGGGCAACCTGGTCAATTTCCGGAAAATAAAGATATACATTCCAAAAGATATGCAATCGGTTTTATTGCTGACAAAGATTATTTTAAATATCCTAATGATCCTGAAACAGTAAATAAAATTTCAGATCATGAATTCAGGGAAGTAATATTCAGGAATGCATGGCTGCTTGGCAGGCTGGCCTCGTCGGGTATTATCCATACCGCTCCCATCCCCCTGTTCCATAACAGGGTACAGGCTGGCAGAAGAAGAGATAACGGCCTGTATGAATGGTTTCGTGCAGGGAGAATCGACAGGTGGCTCGATTCATGCGCTTTTCCAAACCTTGGAATTTCGGGTATCAGAGATTTTGAACACCTGGAAAGTTTTCAAGGAAAAAATTTTAACCTTTACAGGTATATCGGAAATCATTTTTTAAGCCTTCTCCTTGTAACCGGCAGTTTTTTTCGTAATAAAAAAAGTGACCTGATCGGTTTCGATTCGGAGGGAAATCCTATAGATGCGCGCTATCTTTTTAATAAATCTTTTTTAAAGGAGCTGGTAAACGGTATATTCCTAAACTATTACAATGGATTTGTAGGAACTGACTTTCGAGGCGATCTCCCTATAAATTTGAATAAACTGGTAAACAGGATGATCGAAGAGATGGGAGTCGATCGATATATGGAGGAGGTATTCAGAATAGCGGATCAGATTGAAATGACAAAGGATCAGTACATATCTTTTTTAAGAGAAAAAAAAATTTTTGATGATAATAATAATCAAATAGATTTGCCTGAACAGGGGAAAAGAGATATTATAATTCAGAGTGGTCCCCATTTGGGCGGTTTTAACGAAGCAATTTCATTACCCGAACTTATCGATGCAAACAGGGTTATGTCTGCTTTGTGTATCGCGGGAAAATATTGGAAGAAAAAAGAGGCCGGGAATATGTATGCCTGATGATTTAAAATGTATAAAGACACATTGCGCAAGAATGGATCACGGCGGGTGCGATGTCCTGGTTGGTGTTCGTGATAACAAAATAGTAAAAATCAAGGGCGATCCAGGGGGGTATTTAAACAAGGAATATATCTGCACCAAGGCTATTGCTTCACCAGACAGGCTGACCCACCCTGACAGATTAAAATATACCTTGAAAAGAAGCGGAAAACGCGGCCAGGGGAAATTGAAAAAAATATCATGGGATGAAGCCCTGGACGAAATTGCAGAAAACTTTTTGAACATAAAAGAAAAATACGGGGCTAAAAGCGTGGCCTTCGGAGTCGGTATGCCCAAAGGTCTGGAGCATTTTATTTTAATCCGCCTGGCCAATATTTTCGGTTCACCCAATATCATCGCGTCCCAGGATGTGTGTGCCATGCTCCCCGTGAAATAACAGGCTTGCATACATGCGGATTCTATCCTGTGGCTGATCTGCGCCATAAAAGCGGGCTGGTAATATTGTCTCCATTCCTCTTGCAGGTGGATTAAAAAATTGCATAAAAAGAGACCCGAACCTAAAGTAGAGATACACCCTGAAACTGCTGAAAAATATGGAATCAACGAGGGTGAAACTGTTATCATTAAAACAATCCACGGGGAAATTCGCCAGACCGCCTGCAGTACAGATACCGTCGAACCGCGGGTTATAAATGCATCACACGGATGGTGGTTTCTGGAAAAGGGAGCAGATTCTGTTTACGGATGGAAAAAATCGAATTTCAATATCCTGACTTCCACAGCTAAATTAGGCAAAGAATTCGGAACCTCCAACTTCAAAGGGATACCTTGCCGGATAATCTTTAGTCCTGGATAGAGATGGCGCCGGATTCCTCAATGACCACGGAAACCCCCTTAAATGTTTCAGGAATTATACCAGAAAGTTTAGACGGAGAACATGAAGCCAAAACGATGATACACTCCTTTCCATCCTTTTCTCCTTGGCCCACTCCCTCAACTCCATCGAATTCTATCCATTCACTTGCTTCATTTATAGCTTCTATAATTTTTAATCCCATAACTATTGAACTCCATACCTAAAAACATAACATGATTGATATCATACCATAAAAGAATAGAAAGGGGGAATAAACGCCTCCCCCTTTCCTTTTACATTGGAACATAATGTTTAGACGACCCTGATACCGAGGAGACGCTGGACATACCTGATGTCGTTATGGATAGTAACCCTTGAAGATCCCGCAAAGAGCAGTCCAACAGCGTTTTCATTCAAATCGCACAAAAGGCTTCCGGAATCGCCCCCCGCTGACATGTTAGTAGTAATAATCTGTCGTACCATTCTAGCCACACGGCTACCACCATAATTTACATTAACTGTAGCATTGATAGCCGTTACCCTGCCTGTTGTATAATTAGTCGTTCTACCGGTTTTTTGCACTATCTCGCCTACTCTAACAGCTCTCACTCCTTTGACATATCCAATCCAGTAGATCTGGCGATCAAGATCATGAAACTGGCCTTCAGCAATGGCTGCATCAACATAATTGGATGAACCACCAAAACGGATAGAAACATATCGGGATAAACGGGCAATTAGATCTCTGGGATATCTTCCACCATCATACGGACCTGGTTGTAGAATAGGATTGCCAATCCTGGCATTGTTTGAATTGGCCAGGACATGGTTGTTGCTCAGAGGGATATTTTTTGAAAAAAAACGTTGTACCGTACGATAGCTCCCTCCTTTCTCAGTCCAGCGACTGATGCTCAGCATGGTAATCCTACCTGTCATCATCAGCAAGGCTTGACTGATAATCAGAAAATGACGGTAAGTGTTTGCGTCAAGTAAGGGGTGCATACAAGTTAAAAGCGTGGTAATTTCATTCATGAGCAGTTCTTCCTTATAATATGCTTTGTAATGATCGCATATCATAACACAATAATTGCTCATTTTTCATCCCCAACTAAATTTTAGTTTGGCGAAGGTATTGAACAGAGCATAACATTTATATTTTTTAAAATCATGCAGGCTCACCGGAAGGACACGCCATAAAAGCTCTCACTACTGCTTTCCTAAAATGGCAGCAAGATCAACTAAAATTGGAAGCCCTGGGCAAACCAGGCACCTGGCAGATATACCGCCGAAAGCTTAAGGTTATCAATCGGAACAAATTGATTGTCTTTGCAGATGACTACTTCGGCATCTTCCCGTCACATGAAGTTTTCATGCTGGCAAATGTTTCTGTGCGTGATACGGAAAAAAAACTCAATATCACTCGAGACCAAATCTACGCCAAGTACACTGAATTGCTGCGCGATAAAAAATTCTAAAAAAAAACAAAGTTTTTTTGCGGCCAACACATCTTCGCCATATTCCTTATATCGGAGTTTTAGTCAAAAACGCTCGAAACGAACGTCCCCTAAAACACCCTAAACACTTAGCATATCAATTATTATTTGTAAACTGTAAAACTAAAGTGCGTCCCCTAAAACATTCTCGGATTTCTCTGGCCGGGTAACCCATCCCCCGCGCATGAGATCCTCCTCCTGTTCTATGGTTAAGGGAGGCGCTGACATCAGTTCGGAAAAAATCGTCGCTGCAAACTCATCGTCGCCCGCGGGAACATAACTGTTTTCCATGTCTGCCGGAAAAAAATCAGAAGGCTCGGGGGTGACGGACACCCTGGTCAACCAATCCCCTGACCCTGTTCTACAGGCTACGCCATACGACAGCAGGCTGCTTCCGTTTTCCGAATGGACAACCTCGTATTGCCGGCAGTAATGCCCATGTTGGTCCAAAAAGGTGGCGATCGGGGTCACACGGGCTTGCCGGTCAGTGGCATTAAAACTCACACCGCTGACCGTGGTCTCCATCCCACGGCTAAAATCTCCGCCCTGAAATATGGGTGAAAACACGGTCAACTCCGGCCTTGAGAGACGGGCAGCAAACCAGCCTGTTCCGATTCCGATTATAAGAATCATGGAAAACGCCAAGGCGTGGATTGGCTGCCAGGAAGTCACCTGAAGCCATGATGCGATGCGGTCCATAAATCGGAGACGATGATCGTCAATCTGAAAATCTTTGATTCCGTCAATAAGGTGTCGGGGGACCTCCTCATGGAACGGGGCGTCATACACCTTCTGAAGAAGGGTTGTGCTTTCCCTAAAGATTTCAGTTCGTTGTCGTGCCTTGGCGTTTGTTCGCAAGGCTTTTCGAACCTCCTCAGTCTCAAGGTCGTCAAGTTCACCGTCCACATAAGCCATCAATTTTTCATCGGTCAGTTCGGTCATAAGCCTCACCTCACTCTTCTGCTAATGCGATCCTTTTATCGCTTTGTTTCCGTTTACCAGAGTATTCAGCTTGACACGGGCACGGGCCAGGCGGCTCATGACCGTACCCACCGGGACATCAAGGGTCATAGCGGCTTCCTTGTACGACAAGCCATCGACGCAGACAAGCGCCAAAACTACTCGGCTGCTTTCGGAAAGTTGCTCCATGGCCTGCATCACATTATCGAGCATCAGCTTGGCCCCTATTCTAATGCTACCATTGTCGGCCGCCCCCCCGGCATCATACTCTTCGTTAAAACTGGAATGATGGGTACGGAAACGTTTTGATCTCAATGAATCAACCCTTAGTGTATAGATGATCCTGAACATCCAGCTGTCCATGCGTGTGCCGATCTTGAATTGTTCCTTACGGCCCAGAGCGCGTTCGCAGGCCGCCTGCACAAGATCATCGGCGTCAAACCGATTTGATGTCAAAGTGTAGGCAAATCTTCGCAGCCGTGGCAAAAGATCAATCATCTGCTGCCGGAATGTATCCGCTTCTCCCGTATTGATCATTGCAAACAATATAAGCCAGCTTATGCTCATCAAATTTCCTCACCGAATCTCTTTAGAGATATGACCTTTTATCTATTCAGGTTATTCAGGCTGTAGGCTAAGGAACGGGCAGCGAACCAGCCCCCAACCGTATATCGAATCCTTGCCGGGAGGACCCAGGTCAAGCGCTCTTTTCTTGGACACTTTACGAAGAGCCTTATGTCCCTGCTCCATCCCGGACCGGTTAAACTGCTCGGCGGCCATGGCAGTAAAATAGGCTGCGGCGTAAGAAGTACCGCTACGGAACCGGCCCCGTCCGTCAATACAGGGAGTCCAGATGCCGACACCCGGAGCCGCAAAATCAATGTACCAACCCCGGTTGGCTCTGGAATAAGGGCGTTGAAACCGATCAACGGCGGTAATGGCGATAACGCCCTTACTGGCTGCCGGGTACGCGGGAGACCCCTGAGGGCCGTTATTGCCGGCAGCCGCGACAACGACCTTTTCTCGTTGCAGTACCTTCTCTATCGACCTTTCAAGCACTTTGTTTTTCGGACCGCTCAGGCTCATGTTGATGACGGAAACATCCTGGGCCACCAGCCAGTCAAGAGCTCTGGCAATCAGCATCGCCGAAGTCTGCACGCGGCCTGCCTGATCGATAAAAAATGTACCTGCCGCATATAAAATAGCCTCCGGCATCAAGCCGGGGAACTGACTGTCGGGCTTACCGATGAGCAGTGATGCAACAGCAGTGCCGTGCTCCGTGCCGGCTGAATTATGTTCATCGACAAAAGAGCTGGTAAAAATATGCCGGTCCACCATGCATGGCGTCTGGGTGTCGACCGCAGTATCAACTATGCCGATTCTGATGCCCCTGCCTTTGAATTCACTGGTCGTCCAGTTCATTATTTTAAGGGGATAACAACGAATATCATTACATTTTTCTTTATCCACGGCAAGCTCGTAATAATGATTGATGTCAAATAAAGTTTTGCTTTTGCTTTTCTGTAATTCACGCAGAACGTCCCGTACCTCGATCCCTGGTTCTGTTCGAAAACGAGTGATCTCCAGATTAAGTTTTTTAAGATTTATTTTTTGTTCCAGGCGCAAACCGAGACGCATTGCCTCTTTAAGCCCGGTCTCATCCACGTTCACAGCAAGAATAATCTCCGGTTCATAATAGTCTTTAGAGGTAGATGACGGAAATACAACATGCACTTTCTTAAGCATTGTTTGTTTTGTAATTTTGTCCCGGGTTGAGTTGACGTCAACCTCTTTATCCCTGTCCGAGTTGACGTCGTCATCATCATCATCGTCATCGTCATCATCGTCATCATCGTCATCATCGTCATCGTCGTGGTCATCGTCAGCATCATCGTAGTGGTCAGCATCATCGTCGTGGTCATCGTCAGCATCATCATCGTCGTCATCATCGTCAGCAGCAGCACCATCAGTGTCGTCGTTAGCATCATCGTCATCGCCGCCATCAACAACATCGCCGAGATCATCATCAGCGGCATTATCATCGCCGTCATCAGCGTCATTCTCGAAACCATCATCGTCGTCAGTATCAGCATCATCGAAGTCAGCATCATCGCCGTCATCGTCATCGAGGTCATAATCATCGCTATCGCTATCATCATCATCGCCGTCGTCAGCATAGGCTAATTGCACTCCGCTGAATTCAATCGTACCTCTATCAACTATAGCGATAGATATCTGGAATACTTTGATGATTACCAGCAAGCTAATTAGAAATAAAATACATCTTTTCATCATATTACCAATAACTCAGCTTAACTCCTAATTCGATTGTTTGGAAGAAGTCCCGGGATCTTCGGTCTTGTTCGAACGTAGTGAGAGCATGGCGTAGACTACTGCTGAGGGTCGACCATTAACAGGATAGCCTTCATCGGTTTGAAAACGCATTAAGGCGCGCGAGCTACGTTCAGCCCACTTGCCATCCGCCGGACCAGGATCGTAGCCCGCTTTTTTCAGCGCAAACTGCATTGCTTTGATGTTACCACCAGGCAAAAGCGATTTGTACTCTTCCAGTTTTTGCCTGAATTTTTGAGGATTAGCCCACCCTGCTTCGATACAGGATCGACAGTTGATTCCGAAATAACGTGAAAGATGAATCATTACTGCCGCTTCTGTGATACGCCGCTGTGCGAACTGCGGGCCTTCATTCAAAGTGCTGGATAGATCCAACTCAAAAAAGTCATCAGCATCTTCGACCCTCAATAGGACTTCCGTGTCATTGCGGCTAACAGCTAAACTGATCGCTGATGCATGCAGTACCAGTCCGTTTACAACCGAAACGAAATCGCCGGCAATCACGTCGAACCGTTGCTTTGACCAGATACCGAACTGAAAATCACCAAGTCGCGCATTAAATCCGCCGCCCTTTTTTTTAACATACCTATCATCCTGGGTCCATGCACCCGAAAGC of Desulfosarcina sp. BuS5 contains these proteins:
- a CDS encoding HDIG domain-containing metalloprotein, with amino-acid sequence MPKNIESPFDPVEIIKKFYDPDTKTYKILLQHGKYVAQKALEVAAGIMHLNPDLNFISEAAMLHDIGICMTNAPALGCTGKYNYLCHGYLGREMLTKIGLPKHGLVCERHIGVGIKMQDIKRQKLPLPERNMVPISLEEKIIAFADKFFSKNSMMYAKEKSVQEIKNNLLKFGEDKVAIFQSWVDCCG
- a CDS encoding Stp1/IreP family PP2C-type Ser/Thr phosphatase; its protein translation is MLQTSFFGKSDTGLKRPNNEDAFIIKPESGFCAVADGMGGAAAGELASSIFIETAAEVFLNYKGRSEKKTVELVQKAFSLSNTKILDHTARNPDHEGMGCTAELLAFSEKGFVIGHVGDSRIYLYRNKELEQQTKDHSLVQEQIDQGLIKPEQAMTHPMRSIILRAVGVKESMAPDILKGENKSGDLFLLCSDGLTDMVADAAILEVLSLPGTLSHKTDKLIESAKSAGGNDNITVVLSIVHP
- a CDS encoding SidJ-related pseudokinase, which translates into the protein METGSNHGTYMKDRYIQQLKSESESEIIDKTANYTTKYYAVYHILSLTENNPEIIDLEIIMAMQDLLISSEFSQQRRSLFLFRLAAETLSSVIIHSDNKIMADTAFSAMTYVMKSTTTGHAHRATSEAMSALPFSIYGPEITTKNIDTIPEVDWHEILDKNGFEAAGSPLCMGRSMVIPVQQKEKLLVFKMALSGDSPNLLREEALWMDHLGSEQYSFPLKFRIPVAVRIKNRHLFRLNGQPGQFPENKDIHSKRYAIGFIADKDYFKYPNDPETVNKISDHEFREVIFRNAWLLGRLASSGIIHTAPIPLFHNRVQAGRRRDNGLYEWFRAGRIDRWLDSCAFPNLGISGIRDFEHLESFQGKNFNLYRYIGNHFLSLLLVTGSFFRNKKSDLIGFDSEGNPIDARYLFNKSFLKELVNGIFLNYYNGFVGTDFRGDLPINLNKLVNRMIEEMGVDRYMEEVFRIADQIEMTKDQYISFLREKKIFDDNNNQIDLPEQGKRDIIIQSGPHLGGFNEAISLPELIDANRVMSALCIAGKYWKKKEAGNMYA
- a CDS encoding molybdopterin-dependent oxidoreductase — encoded protein: MPDDLKCIKTHCARMDHGGCDVLVGVRDNKIVKIKGDPGGYLNKEYICTKAIASPDRLTHPDRLKYTLKRSGKRGQGKLKKISWDEALDEIAENFLNIKEKYGAKSVAFGVGMPKGLEHFILIRLANIFGSPNIIASQDVCAMLPVK
- a CDS encoding transposase, whose product is MSNYCVMICDHYKAYYKEELLMNEITTLLTCMHPLLDANTYRHFLIISQALLMMTGRITMLSISRWTEKGGSYRTVQRFFSKNIPLSNNHVLANSNNARIGNPILQPGPYDGGRYPRDLIARLSRYVSIRFGGSSNYVDAAIAEGQFHDLDRQIYWIGYVKGVRAVRVGEIVQKTGRTTNYTTGRVTAINATVNVNYGGSRVARMVRQIITTNMSAGGDSGSLLCDLNENAVGLLFAGSSRVTIHNDIRYVQRLLGIRVV
- a CDS encoding RNA polymerase sigma factor: MSISWLILFAMINTGEADTFRQQMIDLLPRLRRFAYTLTSNRFDADDLVQAACERALGRKEQFKIGTRMDSWMFRIIYTLRVDSLRSKRFRTHHSSFNEEYDAGGAADNGSIRIGAKLMLDNVMQAMEQLSESSRVVLALVCVDGLSYKEAAMTLDVPVGTVMSRLARARVKLNTLVNGNKAIKGSH
- a CDS encoding S8 family serine peptidase, which encodes MMKRCILFLISLLVIIKVFQISIAIVDRGTIEFSGVQLAYADDGDDDDSDSDDYDLDDDDGDDADFDDADTDDDDGFENDADDGDDNAADDDLGDVVDGGDDDDANDDTDGAAADDDDDDDDADDDHDDDADHYDDADDDHDDDDDDDDDDDDDDDDDDDDVNSDRDKEVDVNSTRDKITKQTMLKKVHVVFPSSTSKDYYEPEIILAVNVDETGLKEAMRLGLRLEQKINLKKLNLEITRFRTEPGIEVRDVLRELQKSKSKTLFDINHYYELAVDKEKCNDIRCYPLKIMNWTTSEFKGRGIRIGIVDTAVDTQTPCMVDRHIFTSSFVDEHNSAGTEHGTAVASLLIGKPDSQFPGLMPEAILYAAGTFFIDQAGRVQTSAMLIARALDWLVAQDVSVINMSLSGPKNKVLERSIEKVLQREKVVVAAAGNNGPQGSPAYPAASKGVIAITAVDRFQRPYSRANRGWYIDFAAPGVGIWTPCIDGRGRFRSGTSYAAAYFTAMAAEQFNRSGMEQGHKALRKVSKKRALDLGPPGKDSIYGWGLVRCPFLSLQPE
- a CDS encoding peptidoglycan-binding domain-containing protein; translation: MREIFTYGSVGGASGNRCSYLETVYVDKIRDQTVPRRYEDRRLSHGAQWWIHTAINKLGTNRIRSTTDKVEDADKKSNYLVLSGAWTQDDRYVKKKGGGFNARLGDFQFGIWSKQRFDVIAGDFVSVVNGLVLHASAISLAVSRNDTEVLLRVEDADDFFELDLSSTLNEGPQFAQRRITEAAVMIHLSRYFGINCRSCIEAGWANPQKFRQKLEEYKSLLPGGNIKAMQFALKKAGYDPGPADGKWAERSSRALMRFQTDEGYPVNGRPSAVVYAMLSLRSNKTEDPGTSSKQSN